The Terriglobus roseus region GCGGCGACGCGTGCTGGTGGTCGACGACGAATCTTCCATCACACGAACTCTCCGCGCCAGCTTTCTGGCGAATGGCTACGACGTGCGAACTGCTCACGATGGGGTTTCCGCACTCAACGTCTTGGAAGACTGGGATCCTGAAGTCGTTGTGACAGATCTGACCATGCCAGAAATGGATGGCGTTGAACTCTGTAAACGAATTCGGAGTTATTCGTCCATTCCGATCATCCTGCTATCGGTACAAGACGCTACAAGTGCGAAGATTCGCGGTCTCGATGCGGGTGCGGACGATTACGTGACCAAGCCCTTTAGCATCGATGAGCTACTGGCGCGTGTCCGAGGTTCTCTTCGACGCCTGGACGCCTTAAGGACGTCAGATTCAACGTCAACCGAAACCAAGATGCTGCGCACCGGTGATTTCAGTGTCAACACTCTCACCCGTCATGTGACGGTGAGCGAAATTGAAGTGAAGCTCACGCCGCGAGAATATGACCTGTTGTTATTTTTTCTGCGAAACGTGGATCGCGTCCTGACGCATTCTTCGATTATTCAATCGGTCTGGGGACCGTACAGCACGCATCAGCAAGAGTACCTTCGTGTTCTTGTGGCCACTCTCAGAAAGAAGATTGAACGTGAT contains the following coding sequences:
- a CDS encoding response regulator transcription factor, which codes for MPTQLMTARRRVLVVDDESSITRTLRASFLANGYDVRTAHDGVSALNVLEDWDPEVVVTDLTMPEMDGVELCKRIRSYSSIPIILLSVQDATSAKIRGLDAGADDYVTKPFSIDELLARVRGSLRRLDALRTSDSTSTETKMLRTGDFSVNTLTRHVTVSEIEVKLTPREYDLLLFFLRNVDRVLTHSSIIQSVWGPYSTHQQEYLRVLVATLRKKIERDPNHPRYLLTDPWVGYRLNPNPEE